From the Helicobacter sp. MIT 05-5293 genome, one window contains:
- the yedF gene encoding sulfurtransferase-like selenium metabolism protein YedF — protein MIPNFRLDLQGEPCPYPAIRTLEVLPELKKGEILEVLSDCPQSINNIPIDARNHGYEVLGVEQMGATIRYLIKKP, from the coding sequence ATTATCCCAAACTTTAGACTAGACTTGCAAGGTGAGCCTTGCCCATATCCTGCAATTCGGACTTTAGAGGTTTTGCCTGAACTTAAAAAGGGCGAGATTCTCGAAGTATTAAGTGATTGCCCACAAAGCATTAATAATATCCCCATTGATGCGAGAAATCATGGCTATGAGGTTTTGGGTGTGGAGCAAATGGGAGCTACAATCCGCTATTTGATTAAGAAACCTTAA
- the yedE gene encoding selenium metabolism membrane protein YedE/FdhT: MFDSFKQKYLVKFWSPMPAIIALGVMAAYYFGLTGTYWAVTGEFTRWGGHIMNLLGVDTSTWGYFKILGLQGTPLDRVDGVMIIGMFAGAFAAAAMANNIKFRLPQSNIRIAQALIGGIIAGFGARIGMGCNLASFFTGIPQFSLHAWFFTIMTLVGVWLGTKVVFLPIFRSHTKLIKVDTQKQITHNGNRANMLFMLGILVLLAIAVWVGYLMAYGTIPEGKKIPVLAIAVVFGVGFGFTISRAQICFTSAFRDLFITGRGYMAQAVIVGMMVSTIGVFSYIMLGMPPKIMWAAPNAVIGGLLFGFGIVIAGGCECGWMYRAVEGQVHYWIVGLGNVIGSTLLAATWDYYAEPLATSFPRINLLESFGNYGGLVVSYVLLFGFLAFVLWIERRYFAKNKRFERA, from the coding sequence ATGTTTGATTCTTTTAAACAAAAATATTTGGTCAAATTTTGGTCTCCCATGCCTGCAATTATTGCATTGGGCGTGATGGCAGCTTATTATTTTGGTTTGACAGGGACTTATTGGGCGGTAACGGGCGAATTTACGCGCTGGGGCGGACATATTATGAATCTCTTAGGTGTGGATACAAGCACTTGGGGGTATTTCAAAATATTAGGACTACAAGGCACGCCTTTGGATAGGGTCGATGGTGTGATGATTATTGGAATGTTTGCGGGAGCATTTGCCGCAGCTGCAATGGCAAATAACATCAAATTTCGTCTGCCTCAAAGCAATATCAGAATCGCCCAAGCTCTTATCGGCGGAATCATTGCAGGTTTTGGAGCAAGAATCGGTATGGGTTGCAATCTCGCAAGCTTTTTTACCGGGATTCCACAATTTAGCTTGCACGCATGGTTTTTTACCATTATGACTTTGGTAGGTGTTTGGCTTGGGACAAAAGTCGTCTTTTTACCGATTTTTCGCTCGCATACGAAACTCATAAAAGTCGATACGCAAAAACAAATCACACACAATGGAAATAGAGCAAATATGCTTTTTATGCTCGGTATTTTGGTGCTTCTTGCTATTGCTGTGTGGGTGGGCTACCTTATGGCTTATGGCACGATTCCAGAGGGCAAGAAGATTCCCGTGTTGGCAATTGCTGTCGTGTTTGGCGTAGGGTTTGGATTCACAATCTCACGCGCACAAATCTGCTTCACTTCAGCCTTTAGAGATTTATTTATCACGGGACGCGGCTATATGGCACAAGCAGTGATTGTAGGAATGATGGTTTCAACTATTGGTGTTTTCAGCTATATTATGTTGGGAATGCCACCTAAGATTATGTGGGCTGCACCTAATGCAGTAATTGGTGGATTACTCTTTGGCTTTGGAATCGTGATTGCTGGAGGGTGCGAATGCGGTTGGATGTATCGCGCGGTAGAGGGACAAGTGCATTATTGGATTGTTGGGCTTGGAAATGTGATTGGCTCGACACTTCTAGCAGCGACTTGGGATTATTATGCCGAGCCACTTGCGACGAGCTTCCCCAGAATCAACCTTTTAGAATCTTTTGGCAATTATGGTGGATTGGTGGTAAGCTATGTCTTACTCTTTGGCTTTTTGGCGTTTGTCTTATGGATTGAGAGACGATATTTTGCCAAAAATAAACGATTTGAACGCGCATAA
- a CDS encoding NAD(+)/NADH kinase encodes MKNTPIRKVGIILRPSTPSLKDVFLQTRESFAKHRIEVLLDSISGGMIGLLGTDFKTMAKECDALVSLGGDGTLISMVRRAFEYQLPCMGINTGRLGFLTALMPQDIESFIPCLCNGTYDVKQHLVLEAVIHSAKGRQRTLIALNEFLISKHELCGMVDIYAKIDNVPFNTYTCDGLIIGTPTGSTAYNISAGGSVIYPYCRNILLTPIAPHSLTQRPLVLSDEFVLEFHVKEQAKLVIDGQENIDIIPTDKICIRALSQSALLIYPPTRDFFSVLREKFKWGEA; translated from the coding sequence ATGAAAAATACTCCTATCCGAAAAGTCGGTATTATCTTACGCCCTTCTACCCCCAGCCTCAAAGATGTTTTTTTACAGACACGAGAATCTTTTGCTAAACATCGCATCGAAGTTTTGCTCGATAGTATTAGCGGAGGAATGATTGGGCTTTTGGGGACAGATTTTAAGACAATGGCAAAAGAATGCGATGCGCTTGTGTCTTTGGGCGGTGATGGCACATTGATTTCAATGGTGAGACGAGCTTTTGAGTATCAATTACCTTGTATGGGCATTAACACCGGTCGGTTGGGATTCTTAACTGCTCTTATGCCTCAAGATATTGAATCTTTTATCCCTTGTTTGTGTAATGGCACTTATGATGTGAAGCAGCATCTTGTCTTGGAAGCAGTCATTCATAGCGCAAAAGGAAGACAAAGAACATTGATTGCACTGAATGAATTTTTGATTTCAAAGCACGAATTGTGTGGAATGGTAGATATTTATGCCAAAATCGACAATGTCCCTTTTAATACTTATACTTGCGATGGTTTGATTATCGGCACACCCACAGGCTCTACCGCATACAATATTAGCGCGGGAGGTTCGGTAATCTATCCTTATTGTCGCAATATTTTGCTGACACCTATTGCGCCTCATTCTCTCACACAACGCCCATTAGTGCTTAGTGATGAGTTTGTGCTAGAATTTCATGTGAAAGAACAGGCAAAATTGGTGATTGATGGACAAGAAAATATTGATATAATACCGACAGATAAAATCTGTATTCGTGCATTATCACAAAGTGCTTTGCTAATCTATCCTCCTACACGAGATTTTTTTAGCGTTTTGAGAGAAAAATTTAAGTGGGGGGAAGCATAA
- a CDS encoding AAA family ATPase: protein MIKRILVHRSPAFEDIELYMQNGFNVFSGASGSGKSVFMESLLAIFGIKESNADLIEANIDLESIDIDWAEYGIPQEDDEIVLSILKKDKTRYFINHTSSSKKKLNEIVSGFARHISIKGAEELKPRNLLQIFDDFVCTKIPSHRTLLETFRGDFRTLEEIKENLATLESQEQNIAQLKEFATFEIQKIEAINPKEGEYEHLLELKKMLSKQEKIKEMIGQVHQALEMTPIFENFLNLVDKQCPSLAEGLVEFEALLEREEETLNDLDEVNPEEILNKLSSLAELNRRFGGIKEALEYVKEQKQKLQDYENLTFDKQNLQKQIATLSQKCQENANILHQNREQCREAFNEKLNAFALELRLNPSQTLINKRAMNEQGESECQITLGQSGIEVLSSGEYNRLRLAIMCIEAELSDKKGILVLDEIDANLSGEESEGVAKILKRLSQSYQIFAISHQTHMPSLADWHYLVQKNGEKSKIIKLDYQGRVQEIARIISGANVTPQALEFAKGYLAQNGIES, encoded by the coding sequence ATGATTAAAAGAATCTTGGTGCATCGCTCTCCGGCTTTTGAAGATATTGAGCTGTATATGCAAAATGGTTTTAATGTTTTTAGTGGAGCAAGCGGAAGCGGAAAATCTGTCTTTATGGAATCTTTATTAGCGATTTTTGGTATCAAAGAAAGCAATGCAGATTTAATTGAGGCAAATATTGATTTAGAATCTATTGATATTGATTGGGCTGAATATGGGATTCCTCAAGAAGATGATGAGATTGTTTTGAGTATCTTAAAGAAAGACAAAACGCGTTATTTTATCAACCACACTTCAAGCTCCAAAAAGAAGCTCAATGAGATTGTTTCGGGTTTTGCAAGACATATTAGTATCAAGGGTGCAGAGGAGCTAAAACCCAGAAATTTACTTCAGATTTTTGATGATTTTGTTTGCACAAAAATCCCCTCACATCGCACACTTTTGGAAACTTTTAGAGGAGATTTTCGCACACTTGAAGAAATTAAAGAGAATCTTGCGACTTTAGAATCTCAAGAACAAAACATCGCCCAACTTAAAGAATTTGCGACTTTTGAGATTCAAAAAATTGAGGCAATCAATCCCAAAGAGGGAGAATACGAACATTTACTTGAATTAAAAAAAATGCTCTCCAAGCAAGAAAAAATCAAAGAAATGATAGGACAAGTTCATCAAGCCCTTGAGATGACACCCATTTTTGAGAACTTTTTAAATCTTGTAGATAAACAATGCCCTTCACTTGCGGAGGGGTTAGTCGAGTTTGAAGCATTGCTTGAGCGTGAAGAAGAGACTTTAAATGATTTAGATGAGGTTAATCCCGAAGAGATTCTAAACAAGCTTTCTTCCCTCGCGGAGCTTAATCGGCGATTTGGTGGTATCAAAGAAGCTTTAGAATATGTCAAAGAACAAAAGCAAAAACTTCAAGATTATGAGAATCTGACCTTTGATAAGCAAAATCTCCAGAAGCAAATCGCTACGCTTTCGCAAAAATGTCAAGAAAATGCAAATATTTTGCATCAAAATCGTGAGCAATGCAGAGAAGCATTTAATGAAAAATTGAATGCTTTTGCTTTGGAGCTAAGGCTAAATCCTTCTCAAACGCTTATCAACAAAAGGGCGATGAATGAGCAAGGTGAGAGTGAATGCCAAATCACACTCGGACAAAGTGGCATTGAAGTGCTTTCATCAGGAGAATATAATCGTTTGCGATTAGCGATTATGTGTATTGAGGCGGAATTAAGCGATAAAAAAGGTATCCTTGTGCTTGATGAGATTGATGCGAATCTTAGCGGAGAAGAGAGTGAAGGGGTGGCGAAGATTCTCAAACGCCTTTCGCAAAGCTATCAAATTTTTGCGATTTCTCATCAAACCCATATGCCTTCTTTAGCGGATTGGCATTATTTGGTGCAAAAAAATGGCGAAAAAAGCAAGATTATCAAGCTTGATTATCAAGGGCGAGTTCAAGAAATTGCGCGGATTATCAGTGGAGCAAATGTTACCCCCCAAGCATTGGAATTTGCAAAGGGATATTTAGCCCAAAATGGCATTGAATCGTGA
- a CDS encoding NFACT family protein — translation MNLSLLKGIASYLRDFKKLSYFKRIKSNLFVGEFDKHRIYFDLTKGQSDIFMCEGEILSTHIFQAPFDLKLAQYCTNAQIQEVNVDGNNRILIFSCVRMESYKQMHFKLVLECTGKHTNAILLDEKTCVIEALRHISEMKSSREVKVGKILLPLPQPTHLKPQESIPSSCEIPSILLEHYHLYATKNMQLKRENVLRSLQSKCNALKQKRDSLPSEEYFINQSSLLAQWGKVLFASLYLLPTTKITSPTLVLKDFDNQPIEIALPSQARDLKEAGNLFFAQSKKFHKKAQSLFIQRENLQNKIDFLEAQIVCVQNVENLDDLEIFSSYSSRKDSKVRDSSSHQTSCECFFIEGFKVSIGKNARDNQRLLESAKADDMWLHIRDVPSAHLIIHCGKRKLKDSIVQKCGEILTKLYASKKGGGDFVVDYTQRRFVKVSQNANVVYSKHQSLHYRV, via the coding sequence ATGAATCTCTCTTTGCTCAAAGGCATCGCATCGTATTTGCGAGACTTTAAGAAACTCTCCTATTTTAAGCGCATCAAAAGCAATCTTTTTGTGGGCGAATTTGACAAACACAGAATCTATTTTGATTTGACAAAAGGGCAGAGTGATATTTTTATGTGCGAGGGTGAGATTCTAAGCACACATATTTTCCAAGCTCCCTTTGATTTAAAACTTGCTCAATATTGCACAAACGCACAAATCCAAGAAGTGAATGTTGATGGCAATAATCGGATTCTGATTTTTAGCTGTGTGCGTATGGAGAGTTATAAGCAGATGCACTTTAAGCTTGTCCTTGAATGCACAGGCAAACATACCAATGCGATTTTGCTTGATGAAAAAACTTGCGTGATAGAGGCATTGCGACATATTAGCGAAATGAAAAGTTCGCGTGAAGTGAAAGTGGGTAAGATTCTTTTACCCTTGCCACAACCCACACATTTAAAGCCTCAAGAATCTATCCCTAGCTCTTGTGAGATTCCCTCAATTCTTTTAGAGCATTACCATTTATATGCTACTAAAAATATGCAGCTTAAGCGCGAAAATGTCCTTAGAAGTCTGCAATCTAAATGCAACGCATTGAAGCAAAAGCGAGATTCTCTACCCTCTGAAGAATATTTTATTAATCAATCTTCTCTTTTAGCCCAATGGGGAAAAGTGCTGTTTGCTTCGCTGTATTTATTGCCAACGACAAAAATCACAAGCCCGACATTGGTATTAAAAGATTTTGACAATCAGCCCATAGAGATTGCTCTTCCTTCTCAAGCAAGGGATTTAAAAGAGGCTGGGAATCTGTTTTTCGCTCAAAGTAAAAAGTTTCACAAAAAGGCACAAAGTCTTTTTATCCAAAGGGAGAATCTCCAAAATAAAATTGATTTTTTAGAAGCACAAATCGTATGTGTGCAAAATGTAGAGAATCTCGATGATTTGGAGATTTTTTCTTCTTATTCTTCTCGTAAAGATTCTAAAGTGCGTGATTCTTCGTCTCATCAGACTTCGTGTGAATGTTTTTTTATCGAGGGTTTTAAGGTCTCAATCGGTAAAAATGCTAGAGATAATCAAAGGCTTTTAGAATCTGCAAAAGCTGATGATATGTGGCTGCATATCCGTGATGTGCCAAGTGCGCATTTAATCATTCATTGCGGTAAAAGAAAACTCAAAGATTCTATTGTGCAAAAATGCGGTGAAATACTCACAAAACTTTATGCGAGTAAAAAAGGAGGGGGTGATTTTGTGGTGGATTACACACAAAGACGCTTTGTGAAAGTCTCACAAAATGCCAATGTCGTGTATTCTAAGCATCAAAGCTTGCATTATCGTGTGTGA
- the nusA gene encoding transcription termination factor NusA: MEKILDIIELIAYEKGLDSQVVFNIVKEGIIKIAREEINPHYDYFIEQDSKERTLKLYHRIKVCADGEEIEEGKSISLSQAKQIGEVSVGDEIDREISLDSMSRGAINKLFLNLEYNLQRSIETQILENFRAQIGKIVNGQVVSIDAEGNTFIEIESIRAILPQKSRIKGESFKVGDTVRAILKYVNINRGGLYVELSRTTPKFLEELLAMEVPEIKDGEVIIHKCARIPGDRAKVAVYSTSERIDPIGCCVGVKGVRINAVSKELHNENIDCVQYHSTPEIFIAKSLTPAHIASIKIQDTESERAKAIVQIKPDQKSKAIGKNGVNVRLASMLCGYEIELHELQSASTEQPSTDEASTEKKGIDALESLFKS; encoded by the coding sequence ATGGAAAAGATTTTAGATATTATTGAGCTGATTGCTTATGAAAAAGGTTTAGATTCACAAGTTGTTTTCAATATTGTAAAAGAGGGTATTATCAAGATTGCTCGAGAAGAAATCAATCCACATTATGATTATTTTATCGAACAAGATTCTAAAGAACGCACACTTAAACTTTATCATCGTATCAAAGTATGTGCTGATGGTGAAGAAATCGAAGAAGGTAAAAGCATATCACTCTCTCAAGCCAAACAAATTGGCGAAGTGAGCGTAGGCGATGAAATCGATCGTGAAATCAGTCTTGACTCAATGAGTCGAGGAGCAATCAATAAACTCTTTTTGAATCTCGAATACAACCTGCAAAGGTCAATCGAAACACAAATTTTAGAAAATTTCCGCGCACAAATAGGAAAAATCGTTAATGGACAAGTCGTGAGTATTGATGCAGAAGGCAATACTTTTATTGAGATTGAAAGTATCCGTGCTATTTTGCCACAAAAAAGCCGCATTAAAGGTGAGAGTTTTAAAGTCGGTGATACCGTGCGAGCGATACTTAAGTATGTCAATATCAATCGTGGAGGGCTTTATGTCGAACTATCACGCACAACTCCAAAATTTCTTGAAGAGCTCCTTGCTATGGAAGTGCCGGAGATTAAAGATGGTGAGGTAATCATTCATAAATGCGCGAGAATCCCCGGAGATAGAGCCAAAGTAGCGGTGTATTCAACAAGCGAGAGAATCGATCCTATCGGCTGCTGTGTCGGCGTAAAAGGTGTGCGGATTAATGCGGTGAGCAAAGAGCTTCATAATGAAAATATTGATTGTGTGCAGTATCACTCTACACCCGAAATTTTTATTGCAAAATCCCTCACTCCTGCGCATATTGCAAGCATAAAAATTCAAGATACAGAAAGTGAGCGAGCAAAAGCAATCGTGCAAATCAAACCCGACCAAAAAAGCAAAGCTATAGGCAAAAATGGCGTCAATGTGCGCCTTGCAAGTATGCTGTGCGGATACGAGATTGAGCTACACGAATTGCAATCCGCATCAACAGAACAACCCTCCACAGACGAAGCATCGACAGAGAAAAAGGGTATTGACGCTTTGGAATCATTATTTAAATCTTAA
- a CDS encoding HP0268 family nuclease: MELKLAKQSLNNAKSKASHTKMTLEEILNKAQEGQHIFYFDKENTHKDMQKAKTFFEKAKHSVHLNEVRYGLDESSYIYELHII, encoded by the coding sequence ATGGAACTAAAACTTGCCAAACAAAGTTTAAATAACGCTAAATCCAAAGCATCGCATACGAAAATGACTTTAGAAGAGATTTTGAATAAGGCTCAAGAGGGTCAGCATATTTTTTATTTTGATAAGGAAAATACGCATAAAGATATGCAAAAAGCTAAGACATTTTTTGAGAAAGCAAAACACAGTGTGCATTTAAATGAAGTGCGATATGGGCTTGATGAAAGCAGCTATATTTATGAGCTTCATATCATTTAG
- the miaB gene encoding tRNA (N6-isopentenyl adenosine(37)-C2)-methylthiotransferase MiaB encodes MKLFIQTLGCAMNERDSAHIIAELQHKKHYTLTDNAKEADLILINTCSVRQKPEQKLFSEIGQFAKEKKQGAKIGICGCTASHLGSEIIKKAPSVDFVLGARNVSKITEVIERPKAVEVDIDYDDSTYVFQSPQTMGIKAMLNISIGCDKQCSYCIVPFTRGKEISIPQDMLIKEARKLVANGIKELLLLGQNVNHYGVRFSHTHPKTNFTQLLREISKIEGLQRIRFTSPHPLHMDDEFLEEFACNPKISKSIHIPLQSGSTRILKMMARGYSKEWYLDRIAKLKSLVPDVGIGTDIIVGFPTESDQDFEDTMEVLSIVEFDTLYSFVYSPRPHTRAFEYDKSMLVDARVAKERLARLQNAHKQILTRKAQAEIGNLHSVLIENHKDSDGECWSEGRSDTNKLIRIIGEKAPIGSICQVRVVKNDGGSLFGEIIDSCDKEEK; translated from the coding sequence ATGAAGCTTTTTATCCAAACACTAGGTTGTGCAATGAATGAACGGGATTCTGCACATATTATTGCTGAATTACAACACAAAAAACACTATACTTTGACTGATAATGCCAAAGAGGCTGATTTGATTTTGATTAATACTTGTTCGGTGCGACAGAAGCCTGAACAAAAGCTTTTTTCGGAAATCGGACAATTTGCTAAAGAGAAAAAACAAGGTGCAAAAATCGGCATTTGTGGTTGCACGGCAAGTCATTTGGGAAGTGAGATTATTAAAAAAGCACCGAGCGTAGATTTTGTGCTTGGTGCGCGCAATGTGTCTAAAATCACCGAAGTCATCGAGCGTCCTAAGGCAGTGGAAGTTGATATTGACTATGATGACAGCACTTATGTGTTTCAATCTCCGCAAACAATGGGTATCAAAGCAATGTTAAATATCTCAATTGGTTGTGATAAGCAATGCAGTTATTGCATCGTCCCTTTTACACGCGGAAAAGAGATTTCAATCCCACAAGATATGTTAATCAAAGAGGCAAGAAAGCTTGTGGCAAATGGCATAAAAGAGCTTTTGCTCTTAGGGCAAAATGTCAATCACTATGGCGTGCGATTTTCGCACACTCACCCCAAGACAAACTTCACGCAGTTATTGCGTGAGATAAGTAAGATTGAGGGTCTGCAGAGAATCCGTTTTACTTCACCGCACCCGCTACATATGGACGATGAGTTTCTTGAGGAGTTCGCGTGCAATCCAAAGATTTCCAAATCGATACATATCCCTCTTCAAAGCGGCTCTACGCGGATTCTTAAAATGATGGCAAGAGGTTATAGTAAAGAATGGTATTTGGACAGAATCGCTAAGCTTAAATCGCTTGTGCCAGATGTCGGGATTGGCACGGATATTATTGTGGGTTTTCCCACAGAAAGTGATCAAGATTTTGAAGACACAATGGAAGTGCTTTCAATCGTTGAATTTGATACGCTTTATAGCTTTGTGTATTCGCCTCGTCCGCACACGCGTGCCTTTGAATATGATAAATCTATGTTGGTTGATGCGCGTGTTGCTAAGGAGCGTTTGGCGAGATTACAGAATGCACATAAACAGATTCTGACGCGAAAAGCTCAAGCAGAGATTGGGAATCTCCATAGCGTGTTGATTGAAAATCATAAAGATTCTGATGGTGAGTGTTGGAGTGAAGGGCGCAGTGATACTAATAAACTGATCAGAATCATCGGAGAAAAAGCACCCATAGGATCAATATGTCAAGTAAGAGTAGTAAAAAATGACGGAGGGAGCTTGTTTGGAGAGATTATAGATTCTTGCGATAAGGAGGAAAAATGA
- a CDS encoding lysophospholipid acyltransferase family protein: MISREKKRKILLCIVPPLAYIALWILYLCTRHRFYISPDIEKHNFVGCFWHGEFLMLPFLYRQLVKRMPKERNKGFFIISSQHFDGEIMVHLYRYFGLQTLRGSTSKGGLRVLIESIKLLKEGYDMGITPDGPKGPYHSIADGVVAMSQKAQKHIVPMRVECSHYWELSTWDKFKIPKPFSTISFYADDGFMIDSHTDIEEAKQQVLQKMEKEH; the protein is encoded by the coding sequence ATGATTTCACGCGAAAAAAAACGAAAAATTTTGCTTTGCATCGTTCCCCCATTGGCTTATATCGCTTTGTGGATTCTGTATCTTTGCACAAGACATCGTTTTTATATCAGCCCCGATATTGAAAAACACAATTTTGTAGGCTGCTTTTGGCATGGTGAGTTTTTGATGCTTCCTTTTTTGTATCGCCAACTTGTGAAGCGTATGCCAAAAGAGCGCAATAAAGGATTTTTTATCATTTCTTCTCAACATTTTGACGGCGAGATAATGGTGCATTTATATCGTTATTTTGGACTGCAAACACTTCGTGGCTCAACTTCTAAGGGTGGATTAAGGGTTTTGATTGAATCAATAAAACTACTCAAAGAAGGCTATGATATGGGTATTACGCCAGATGGACCAAAAGGACCTTATCATTCTATTGCCGATGGCGTTGTCGCGATGAGTCAAAAAGCTCAAAAGCACATCGTCCCTATGCGAGTAGAATGTTCGCACTATTGGGAACTTAGCACTTGGGATAAATTCAAGATTCCCAAGCCTTTTTCTACGATTTCTTTTTATGCAGACGATGGTTTTATGATTGATTCTCATACAGACATAGAAGAAGCCAAGCAACAAGTGCTTCAAAAAATGGAAAAGGAACACTAA
- the rsmH gene encoding 16S rRNA (cytosine(1402)-N(4))-methyltransferase RsmH: MHQSVLQKQIVEVFKYIDSIDFVDLNENPIVVDCTLGYGGHSLALLESYPHIHIYAFDRDEYALSLASKRLESYRNRIHLFHQPFSHIFSHLSAQVCSRIKGIIADIGVSSMQLDEVARGFSFNSPLLDMRMDTQQNLTAAHIVNTYSSHALENLFRSYGEFKESKKLAQLIVERRKREPFQSCFDLSSFVEQHFRRQGLHPATLVFQALRIEVNDELGELQKLLDSLSQTYDKGYLRGARVGIISFHSLEDRLVKQNFKQWSKSCICPQETYKCECGNHHEKGYILTKKPIVPDSDEITHNKRARSAKLRVFEYRND, encoded by the coding sequence ATGCACCAATCCGTCCTTCAAAAGCAAATAGTCGAAGTTTTTAAGTATATAGATTCTATTGACTTTGTTGATTTGAATGAAAATCCAATCGTGGTTGATTGCACATTGGGTTATGGTGGGCATAGTCTTGCCCTTTTAGAATCTTATCCTCATATTCATATTTATGCTTTTGACAGAGATGAATATGCCTTATCTTTGGCATCAAAACGTTTAGAATCTTATCGCAATCGCATTCATCTTTTTCATCAACCCTTTTCGCATATTTTTTCACATTTATCCGCGCAAGTTTGTTCGCGTATCAAGGGAATTATCGCTGATATTGGCGTGAGCTCAATGCAGCTTGATGAGGTTGCAAGAGGTTTTAGTTTTAATAGCCCTTTGCTTGATATGCGAATGGATACCCAACAGAATCTGACTGCTGCGCACATTGTAAATACTTATTCCTCTCACGCTTTAGAGAATCTTTTCAGGTCTTATGGAGAGTTTAAGGAGAGTAAAAAGCTTGCTCAATTGATTGTAGAGAGACGCAAAAGAGAACCTTTCCAGTCGTGTTTTGATTTAAGTTCTTTTGTCGAGCAACATTTTAGGCGTCAAGGTTTGCACCCAGCGACTTTGGTTTTTCAGGCATTGCGTATTGAAGTCAATGATGAATTGGGTGAGCTGCAAAAGCTCTTAGATTCTTTATCACAGACTTATGATAAAGGATATTTGCGAGGTGCGCGTGTGGGGATTATTTCTTTTCATTCACTTGAGGATCGTTTGGTGAAGCAAAATTTTAAACAATGGAGTAAGTCATGTATTTGCCCACAAGAGACTTACAAGTGTGAATGTGGGAATCATCACGAAAAAGGATATATCCTCACTAAAAAGCCTATTGTTCCAGATTCTGATGAAATCACTCATAATAAACGCGCTAGAAGTGCGAAATTAAGGGTATTTGAATACAGGAATGATTAA